From Lycium ferocissimum isolate CSIRO_LF1 chromosome 12, AGI_CSIRO_Lferr_CH_V1, whole genome shotgun sequence, one genomic window encodes:
- the LOC132039760 gene encoding uncharacterized protein LOC132039760 — protein MEKRREKNGPTFVPQFGAWDSNAAAGGNGGGYTVEFSKARANKQHQHKNDLGARHGLTNDEEFQHQQHKNGLDARQGLKNAKEYQHQQNKNGLDACQVLKNDKEYQQQQNKNGLDARQGLKNDKEFLHQQQKNGLGTRHGLANDKEFQHQQHKNGPGARNGLTNDREFPRKEQEDPGNMKNGYRSVPQFGMWDQQAGGATSYTVEFSKARVNKKQHKNNDLLARPPSIDHEQEALRKQHEESCMRKKNMLTYLNCCIRP, from the exons AAAAATGGTCCAACATTCGTCCCTCAATTTGGAGCATGGGATAGCAATGCTGCAGCTGGAGGCAATGGTGGTGGTTATACCGTGGAGTTCTCCAAAGCTCGTGCCAACAAACAACATCAGCATAAAAATGATTTAGGTGCACGTCACGGGTTGACAAATGATGAGGAATTTCAGCATCAGCAGCATAAAAATGGTTTAGACGCACGTCAGGGGTTGAAAAATGCTAaggaatatcaacatcaacagaATAAAAATGGTTTAGACGCATGTCAAGTGTTGAAAAATGATAaggaatatcaacaacaacagaaTAAAAATGGTTTAGACGCACGTCAGGGGTTGAAAAACGATAAGGAATTTCtgcatcaacaacaaaaaaatggtTTAGGCACACGTCACGGGTTGGCAAATGATAAGGAATTTCAGCACCAGCAGCATAAAAATGGTCCAGGTGCACGTAATGGGTTGACAAATGATCGGGAATTTCCTCGCAAGGAACAAGAGGACCCTGGCAATATG AAAAATGGATACAGGTCTGTACCTCAATTTGGAATGTGGGATCAACAAGCTGGAGGTGCTACAAGTTATACTGTAGAATTTTCGAAGGCTCGCGTCAACAAGAAACAACACAAAAATAATGATCTTCTTGCGCGACCACCTAGTATCGATCATGAGCAGGAAGCTCTTAGGAAGCAGCATGAGGAATCTTGCATG aggaaaaagaatatgCTGACATACCTTAATTGTTGCATTAGGCCTTGA